One part of the Salinivirga cyanobacteriivorans genome encodes these proteins:
- a CDS encoding type II toxin-antitoxin system HigB family toxin, with translation MRVIAKKILREFWEKYSDSENQLKTWYKEASKAKWTDPNDIKNHYPTASILKAGRVVFNICGNKYRLIVQINYERQWVFIRFIGTHKDYVKIDANII, from the coding sequence ATGAGAGTTATTGCGAAAAAGATACTTAGAGAGTTTTGGGAAAAATATTCTGATTCTGAGAATCAATTAAAAACGTGGTATAAAGAAGCAAGCAAGGCGAAGTGGACTGACCCAAATGACATCAAGAATCATTACCCAACCGCAAGCATTCTTAAAGCAGGACGAGTAGTTTTTAACATATGTGGAAATAAATATCGACTGATAGTTCAAATTAACTATGAAAGACAATGGGTTTTTATCCGATTTATTGGCACACACAAAGACTACGTCAAGATTGACGCAAATATAATTTAA
- a CDS encoding helix-turn-helix domain-containing protein: MDIKVIKNETDYQQALERLEEIFDAPTDSPEGDEAEILSILIEKYEDNHYPIDDPDPIEAIKFRMEQMGMKKSDLAKVIGYKSRVSEILNRKRKLTLKMIRQLHENLKIPYESLIADY; this comes from the coding sequence ATGGATATAAAAGTGATTAAAAACGAAACAGATTATCAGCAAGCGTTGGAAAGACTTGAAGAAATCTTTGACGCACCGACTGATTCACCAGAAGGAGATGAAGCGGAAATTTTATCCATTCTGATAGAAAAGTATGAGGATAACCATTATCCTATTGACGACCCAGATCCTATTGAAGCGATTAAATTTCGAATGGAACAAATGGGCATGAAAAAAAGCGATTTAGCGAAAGTCATTGGATATAAAAGCAGAGTTTCTGAGATTCTCAATCGAAAAAGGAAATTGACGCTAAAAATGATTCGTCAATTGCATGAGAATCTTAAAATTCCTTACGAGTCCTTAATAGCAGATTATTAA
- a CDS encoding Fic family protein, with protein MSKDTIPYDRNRPYNNLPLLPPEDRQVVTIEVLKALNSANKALAELKGLARKLPNQSMLVNTIVLREAKASSEIENIFTTEDELYKTLTADESKINGSAKEVLRYREALWKGYNGVREEGKFTIDNLIEIYQIIQNVNDGIRPPQTETVIKKRGSGLLSGEVIYTPPRGKQKINEKLSNLIAYINDDKKYDYDPLIKLAVSHYQFEAIHPFRDGNGRVGRILSILIMNQKYLLDTPILYLSAYIIQRKDDYYRLLSEVTSRRQWKNWIIYMLKAVEETSVYTINKIEEIDRLFDRTLRLVEEKLPHIRKEVVEKLFEQPYTSPKRLLDKNLKSLNTAKKYLGQMEQLGILVPEKIGKEIVYLNIDLYNLLSKT; from the coding sequence ATGTCAAAAGATACAATTCCATACGATAGGAATAGGCCGTATAATAACCTACCTTTATTACCCCCGGAGGATAGACAGGTTGTCACGATTGAGGTTTTAAAAGCACTGAATAGCGCAAATAAAGCCCTGGCAGAATTAAAAGGATTAGCGAGAAAACTTCCGAATCAATCGATGCTTGTAAACACAATTGTATTGCGAGAAGCAAAAGCCAGTTCAGAAATTGAAAACATTTTTACAACAGAAGATGAGTTATATAAAACCCTCACGGCGGATGAATCGAAAATTAACGGAAGTGCAAAGGAAGTGCTCCGATACAGAGAAGCTTTATGGAAGGGTTATAATGGGGTTAGAGAAGAAGGAAAATTCACCATAGACAATCTGATAGAAATCTATCAAATAATACAAAATGTAAATGATGGAATACGCCCACCCCAAACCGAGACAGTTATAAAAAAAAGGGGAAGCGGACTTTTGAGTGGCGAAGTGATTTATACTCCACCGAGAGGCAAACAGAAAATAAATGAGAAATTGAGTAATCTGATAGCATATATCAACGATGATAAAAAATATGATTACGACCCACTTATTAAATTAGCAGTTTCACATTATCAGTTTGAAGCAATACATCCATTTCGTGATGGAAACGGCAGAGTTGGACGCATTTTGAGTATTTTAATCATGAATCAAAAGTACTTATTGGATACACCGATTTTATACCTGAGTGCCTATATCATTCAGAGGAAAGATGATTATTATAGGCTTCTGAGTGAAGTAACCAGTCGCAGACAATGGAAAAACTGGATAATCTACATGCTGAAAGCTGTGGAAGAAACTTCAGTCTACACGATAAATAAGATTGAAGAAATAGATAGATTGTTTGACAGAACCTTGAGATTAGTCGAAGAGAAGTTACCACATATTAGAAAAGAAGTAGTAGAGAAATTATTCGAACAACCTTACACGAGTCCTAAGAGATTATTAGATAAAAACTTAAAAAGTTTAAATACGGCAAAGAAATATTTAGGCCAGATGGAGCAATTGGGAATTTTAGTACCGGAAAAAATAGGGAAAGAAATTGTTTATCTGAATATAGATTTATACAATTTATTATCCAAAACATAG
- a CDS encoding Crp/Fnr family transcriptional regulator encodes MAKITNSDLELVYNLFSQITPVTRNDIENVLPFLRKAAYAKNEKILDLGQTETRLKFVTKGIVHMYTYIDGDIFTINISLPGMLFNSLDSYLYKKPISEIQEAVSDVELLFLEKKDAEQLMLNNNTFCYIYAKLFEQVLSEREQRTLILQYRDASKRFTHFMNLTPYAKLYLQEVSQKLLAQYLGLAPETFCRVKSQYFKDC; translated from the coding sequence ATGGCGAAAATTACAAATAGCGACCTGGAGTTAGTCTATAATTTGTTTTCACAAATTACACCAGTAACCCGAAACGACATCGAAAATGTGCTTCCCTTTTTACGAAAAGCAGCTTACGCTAAAAATGAGAAAATCCTGGACCTCGGACAAACAGAAACACGTTTAAAATTTGTAACAAAGGGAATTGTGCATATGTATACCTATATTGATGGTGATATATTTACCATTAATATTTCTTTACCGGGAATGCTTTTTAATTCGCTTGATAGTTATTTATATAAGAAGCCAATAAGCGAAATTCAAGAAGCTGTATCAGATGTTGAATTGCTGTTTCTGGAGAAAAAAGATGCAGAACAATTGATGTTAAACAATAATACTTTTTGCTATATATATGCAAAGTTGTTTGAACAGGTCTTAAGTGAAAGGGAACAACGTACACTTATATTGCAATACAGAGACGCCTCCAAACGCTTTACACACTTTATGAATTTAACACCTTATGCAAAGCTTTATTTACAAGAGGTTTCACAAAAATTACTGGCACAGTATTTAGGGCTTGCGCCTGAAACCTTTTGCCGAGTAAAATCACAATATTTTAAAGATTGTTAA
- a CDS encoding MFS transporter, whose product MKEKIHKTMRDNPALRWGVLLLSSLVMFFNYYFYDALSPLKDLMQTNLGFSSSDYGAFMSAYSVPNVFLAMAVLGGIILDKLGIRITGTLFVFMMALGGVITAYGASDMYLAGGPGYALMNSFLTGYSPSLKMMYLGFFIFGLGAETSIVVLSKIVVKWFKGKELALALGLNLAIGRLGTALALFLSPYLIHPEWTNAIWFGVLLLWLGLLFYIIYIFLDLKIDKQVKEALPESEEDQFRWRDLLDLITNRTFIFITLLCVTFYSAVFPFVKYAPDLLMNKFGMERDIAGQISSILMFGTILLTPLFGWIADNKGKSATLMYLGSALLIISHLMFALTTITPLLPIFLLGVAFSLVPAAMWPAVTKIVGDNKLGTAYGFMFSVQNIGLWALPILVGVVLDASNPEFRIDLKDQQFKEIQHSGNFESTLNTKSSTFNNKDIKFKYVVYKDSLSGEIVYRSYYETKTGKDGNYSINLKNNEMVDFTNFDLLQIPEDARIFIDRVKSPTFGDNDTIRLLETSKFRLDENNQYIANLADSGKKPDKKNFDAIISIKDAEGRVIYSESQKLYVDKTGKTEIKFGFGELRSVNYDALNFKQEKYVAEIIEPLDYTNAMLMFSALGLLGILFAFLLKRDDKVSGYGLEQPNIQK is encoded by the coding sequence ATGAAAGAGAAAATACACAAAACCATGCGCGACAACCCCGCATTGCGTTGGGGTGTGCTGCTATTGAGCAGTCTGGTCATGTTTTTCAATTATTATTTTTATGATGCATTATCACCCCTGAAAGACCTGATGCAAACCAACCTGGGATTTTCATCCTCTGATTATGGCGCATTTATGTCGGCCTATTCGGTGCCTAATGTATTCCTGGCCATGGCAGTGCTTGGTGGTATTATTCTCGATAAACTTGGCATACGCATTACGGGAACACTTTTCGTGTTTATGATGGCTTTGGGTGGTGTAATAACCGCCTATGGAGCCTCTGACATGTATCTGGCTGGTGGCCCCGGTTATGCGTTGATGAACTCATTTCTAACCGGCTACTCTCCCTCCCTGAAAATGATGTATCTTGGTTTCTTTATTTTTGGTTTGGGAGCAGAAACCAGTATTGTAGTACTCTCTAAAATTGTGGTAAAATGGTTCAAGGGTAAAGAACTTGCACTGGCACTGGGACTAAATTTAGCCATTGGACGCCTGGGAACTGCATTGGCACTGTTCCTTTCACCCTACCTTATTCACCCCGAATGGACAAACGCCATCTGGTTTGGAGTATTACTCCTGTGGCTTGGCCTGTTGTTCTACATCATTTACATTTTCCTCGATCTGAAAATAGACAAGCAAGTAAAAGAAGCACTGCCTGAAAGTGAGGAAGACCAATTCAGGTGGAGAGATTTGCTGGACCTTATTACCAATCGCACATTCATTTTTATTACTCTACTGTGTGTTACCTTCTATTCTGCAGTTTTCCCATTTGTAAAATATGCCCCTGACCTGCTGATGAACAAATTTGGCATGGAACGGGATATTGCAGGCCAGATCTCTTCTATACTCATGTTTGGAACCATACTACTAACACCGCTTTTTGGCTGGATAGCCGACAATAAAGGAAAAAGTGCCACACTCATGTACCTGGGATCGGCATTGCTCATTATTTCACACCTGATGTTTGCCCTTACAACCATCACTCCATTACTGCCAATATTTTTACTTGGTGTAGCATTCTCACTGGTACCTGCAGCCATGTGGCCCGCAGTAACCAAAATTGTTGGCGACAACAAGCTCGGTACGGCCTACGGATTTATGTTCTCAGTACAAAATATAGGCTTATGGGCATTACCCATTCTCGTTGGCGTTGTACTTGATGCATCTAATCCTGAGTTCAGAATTGACCTGAAAGACCAACAGTTTAAGGAAATACAACATAGTGGTAACTTCGAAAGTACTTTAAATACAAAAAGCAGCACATTTAATAACAAAGATATTAAATTTAAATATGTTGTTTACAAAGACAGCCTCAGCGGAGAAATTGTTTACCGCAGTTACTATGAAACAAAAACAGGTAAAGACGGTAATTACAGCATCAATTTAAAAAACAACGAAATGGTAGATTTTACAAATTTTGATTTGTTACAAATACCAGAAGATGCAAGGATCTTTATCGACCGCGTTAAATCACCCACTTTTGGAGATAATGATACAATTCGCCTACTTGAAACCAGCAAATTCCGACTGGATGAAAACAATCAGTATATAGCAAATCTGGCTGATTCTGGTAAAAAACCTGACAAGAAAAATTTCGATGCAATTATCAGCATTAAAGATGCAGAAGGACGGGTAATATACAGCGAAAGCCAAAAATTATATGTGGATAAAACGGGTAAAACCGAAATAAAATTTGGATTTGGTGAGTTACGGTCGGTTAATTATGATGCACTTAATTTCAAACAGGAAAAATATGTTGCCGAAATAATAGAACCGCTCGACTATACCAATGCCATGCTCATGTTCTCTGCACTTGGGCTACTGGGTATTTTATTTGCATTCCTGCTCAAACGCGACGACAAAGTCTCCGGTTACGGACTGGAACAACCCAATATTCAGAAATAA
- a CDS encoding MFS transporter — translation MDTIKKSLRHTPAMRWLMLLLISGLTFGTYWFQDFFGGLKTIMENDMGFTSEEFGRLIGLTTIANMFGMIIVGGIILDKWGVRMAGIVFGGIATLGASITALASAGFFGEDHSTMLNMMILGRILFGSGLEVVCVVATRTAVKWFKGYELALAMALNMGLGRLGSAMGIALAPDIANGSVPSAVTFAATLIGIALIMFLIYSVFDIKLDRQEKVEGAEEDGEDFKFSDLVKLITNKSFLFIALLCVAFYSAVFPFIQYAPDILINKFEFSILLPENGNIELFGSTSLGNASVFVALYIFAIAFAAIPKQIKNINTRRVYMAVIALLFAGFLASIWDVMGIWLQNGSKTAALIPLGTIIFTPIFGSYVDSKGKAASLMILGALLLIFAHVSMSLFNYDWLAYLGLISLGIAFSLVPAAMWPSVAKIVAENRLGTAYASMFTIQNWGLGLFFWGIGAMVDWFNPKIVAAKQAIADQLHAFNLKDNTITTIRNGLQDIGLASGQEREVIQEMRFDEISTQLAANNSPEKVDEVMNYLSSLGEIPAYDYTYPILALVGLGVISIYLAFQLKKADAKQRYGLELPSGQTPDDE, via the coding sequence ATGGATACAATTAAGAAAAGCTTACGTCACACTCCAGCTATGCGCTGGCTGATGCTCCTGCTCATTTCAGGATTAACATTTGGTACTTACTGGTTCCAGGATTTCTTTGGTGGTTTGAAAACCATCATGGAAAACGACATGGGTTTTACCAGTGAGGAGTTTGGTCGCCTCATCGGTCTTACCACGATAGCCAACATGTTCGGAATGATCATCGTAGGAGGTATCATACTGGACAAATGGGGTGTTAGAATGGCGGGAATTGTATTTGGAGGTATTGCAACACTTGGTGCTTCCATTACAGCCCTTGCTTCAGCCGGATTCTTCGGAGAAGACCATTCCACAATGCTTAATATGATGATTTTGGGCCGGATTTTATTTGGTTCAGGACTCGAGGTAGTTTGTGTGGTGGCCACCCGAACCGCGGTGAAATGGTTTAAAGGCTACGAGCTTGCCCTGGCCATGGCCCTCAACATGGGACTTGGTCGACTCGGTAGTGCCATGGGTATTGCACTGGCTCCGGATATCGCCAATGGCAGCGTACCCTCAGCAGTAACATTTGCTGCAACACTTATCGGAATTGCACTTATCATGTTCCTTATTTACAGTGTATTTGATATCAAACTCGATCGTCAGGAGAAAGTTGAAGGTGCAGAAGAAGATGGAGAAGACTTTAAATTCTCCGACCTTGTAAAACTTATCACAAACAAATCATTTCTATTTATAGCGCTCTTGTGCGTTGCGTTTTATTCAGCCGTATTTCCATTTATTCAATATGCACCCGATATACTAATTAACAAATTTGAGTTTTCAATCTTGTTGCCCGAAAATGGTAATATAGAACTCTTTGGGTCAACCTCTTTGGGTAATGCAAGCGTTTTTGTGGCACTTTACATATTTGCAATTGCCTTTGCTGCCATACCCAAACAAATTAAAAATATCAATACACGGCGGGTCTACATGGCCGTTATAGCCTTGCTGTTTGCCGGATTCCTGGCTTCAATTTGGGATGTAATGGGTATTTGGCTACAAAATGGATCTAAAACAGCAGCCCTGATTCCACTGGGCACAATTATTTTTACGCCAATTTTTGGTAGTTATGTCGACAGCAAGGGTAAAGCCGCATCACTAATGATTCTGGGTGCATTGCTGCTTATTTTTGCCCACGTTTCCATGTCGTTGTTCAACTACGACTGGTTGGCATATTTGGGCCTCATTAGCCTCGGAATTGCATTCTCGCTGGTTCCGGCTGCCATGTGGCCGTCTGTAGCCAAAATTGTGGCAGAAAACCGCCTGGGGACAGCCTATGCCTCCATGTTTACCATTCAGAACTGGGGTCTTGGCCTCTTCTTCTGGGGTATTGGAGCTATGGTAGACTGGTTTAACCCCAAAATTGTGGCTGCCAAACAAGCTATAGCTGATCAGCTACACGCATTCAATCTTAAGGATAATACAATTACCACAATACGAAACGGGTTGCAGGATATAGGCCTGGCATCAGGACAGGAACGCGAAGTTATTCAGGAGATGCGTTTCGATGAGATCTCTACTCAGCTGGCTGCCAACAACAGCCCCGAAAAAGTTGATGAAGTGATGAACTATCTGAGCTCATTGGGCGAAATTCCTGCTTATGACTACACTTATCCGATTCTTGCACTTGTAGGGCTTGGAGTAATATCCATTTACCTTGCATTCCAGCTTAAGAAAGCCGACGCTAAACAACGTTACGGACTTGAACTACCATCAGGTCAAACACCGGACGATGAATAA
- a CDS encoding aminoacyl-histidine dipeptidase gives MSEEIKNLEPKALWEHFYSLTQIPRPSKKEGKAVEFVKKFGEDLGLETIQDEVGNVIIRKPATKGMEDRKGVVMQGHLDMVPQANSDSSHNFETDPIEAFVDGDWVTAKGTTLGADNGMGVAAAMAVLSSNDLEHGPVEALFTVDEEAGMTGANALKPGILKGDILLNMDSEDEGELYVGCAGGEDANVTFSYKEDKLPIDYKAFKISVKGLKGGHSGLDIPLQRGNANKILFRLINKAQNEFGLRLADVQGGSLRNAIPREAFATIAVPENGEGKFKEFVAELEKTIKNELSDTDPGVTITLDAAEAPMFVIDETTQRNLTDAVMAVPNGVIRMSDAMPGLVETSTNLAVVKTSENNTIIAQCLMRSSVDSSKEELAERISATFRLAGAKVELAGAYPGWKPNMDSEILKVMQDTYNNTYGKIPEIKAIHAGLECGILGSAYPNWDMISFGPTIRYPHSPDEKVNIETVQKFWTWILETLKAIPKK, from the coding sequence ATGAGCGAAGAAATTAAAAATTTAGAGCCCAAAGCATTGTGGGAGCATTTTTATAGCCTTACGCAAATTCCCCGACCATCAAAAAAAGAGGGAAAAGCAGTGGAATTTGTTAAAAAGTTTGGCGAAGACCTTGGCCTGGAAACCATACAGGACGAAGTAGGTAATGTAATTATTCGTAAACCAGCCACAAAAGGCATGGAAGATCGCAAAGGTGTAGTGATGCAGGGTCACCTCGACATGGTGCCGCAAGCCAATAGCGACAGTTCTCATAACTTTGAAACTGATCCCATTGAAGCATTTGTGGATGGTGATTGGGTAACCGCCAAAGGTACTACCCTCGGAGCAGACAATGGTATGGGTGTAGCAGCAGCCATGGCTGTATTGTCATCAAACGATTTAGAGCACGGGCCAGTTGAAGCGCTTTTTACTGTAGATGAAGAAGCCGGTATGACCGGAGCCAATGCCCTTAAACCAGGCATCCTGAAAGGCGACATACTTTTAAATATGGACTCTGAAGACGAAGGAGAATTGTACGTTGGTTGTGCAGGTGGCGAAGATGCCAATGTTACATTTTCGTACAAAGAAGACAAACTTCCCATTGACTATAAAGCATTTAAAATTTCCGTAAAAGGACTCAAAGGTGGACACTCAGGACTTGATATTCCACTCCAAAGAGGAAATGCCAATAAAATTCTTTTCCGCCTTATCAATAAAGCACAAAATGAATTTGGTCTTCGTTTGGCCGATGTGCAGGGCGGTAGTTTACGTAATGCAATTCCACGCGAAGCTTTTGCAACAATTGCCGTACCCGAAAACGGAGAGGGTAAATTCAAAGAGTTCGTAGCTGAACTGGAAAAAACCATTAAAAACGAATTATCAGACACTGATCCGGGCGTTACAATTACACTTGACGCAGCAGAGGCACCGATGTTCGTTATTGATGAAACCACACAACGCAACCTTACCGATGCTGTAATGGCTGTTCCCAATGGTGTAATTCGCATGAGCGATGCAATGCCGGGTTTGGTAGAAACATCAACCAACCTTGCAGTAGTGAAAACATCAGAAAACAACACCATTATTGCTCAATGCCTCATGCGCAGTTCTGTAGACAGTTCCAAAGAAGAGTTGGCTGAGCGCATTAGTGCTACTTTCCGTTTGGCTGGAGCAAAAGTTGAACTGGCAGGAGCTTACCCGGGATGGAAACCAAACATGGATTCAGAAATCCTGAAAGTAATGCAGGATACATACAATAACACATATGGTAAAATTCCTGAGATAAAAGCTATACACGCCGGGTTGGAATGCGGTATTCTTGGTAGTGCTTATCCGAACTGGGATATGATATCATTTGGACCAACAATTCGCTATCCGCACAGTCCGGATGAGAAAGTGAATATTGAAACAGTACAAAAATTCTGGACCTGGATTCTAGAAACATTAAAAGCAATTCCAAAAAAATAA
- a CDS encoding S9 family peptidase, which yields MKKFFLLALFCGLAAQAFTQNKLVTVADLYKDGTFRAQSVYGVNSMDDGLHYTTLENRGTALVKYSYKTGEAVDTLMKIEDLKNGDIQYISNYKFSDNESKIIFYINRTRIYRHSFYADFYVYDLKQKQLQKLTKDGRERLATLSPDGSKVAFLRDNNLFIKNLNSGEILQFTKDGERNKIINGAPDWVYEEEFGYNQAFHWSPDGSKIAYCKFDESRVKKFTLLKYKGLKPEIEANELYPEVYDYKYPKAGEDNSIVTVHTYDLNTEKTTEMETGKETDIYLPRIYWTKKENTLAIVRLNRLQNHMDIIYANANSGASEIVYSEDNKYYIDQPPYEDLTFIDENHFLIMSEQDGFNHIYKYNTESRYLTQVTQGNFDVTSYYGYDDDSDMVFYSSTEEGAIYRTIYKIRDDGTKKKQLSNQKGYNYASFSEGYQYFINYFSNATTPNYVTMNNEKGKVVRVLEDNRELKEKLKAYAVQTKEFFTFATSKGIELNGWIIKPANFEPGKTYPVVMTQYSGPNSQQVLDRWSVGWEQVLSGEGFVVACVDPRGTGGRGEEFRKMTYKELGKYETIDQIEAAKYLGSLDFTDEDRIGIYGWSYGGFMALNCMTQGADFFNTGIAVAPVTNWRYYDNIYTERFMRKPQDNPSGYDDNSPINHVEKLKGDVLIVHGLADDNVHPQNTFEMTEALVQANKQFDMAIYTNRNHSIYGGNTRYHLFTKMVNYFVDHLKK from the coding sequence ATGAAAAAGTTCTTCCTTCTGGCCCTTTTTTGTGGGCTTGCTGCTCAGGCTTTTACACAAAACAAACTAGTCACAGTTGCCGACCTCTACAAAGACGGTACATTTAGAGCACAATCAGTATACGGCGTAAATTCCATGGATGATGGATTACACTACACAACCCTGGAGAATCGCGGTACCGCTTTGGTTAAATACAGCTACAAAACAGGCGAAGCTGTTGACACCCTTATGAAAATTGAGGACCTGAAAAATGGAGATATACAATATATCTCAAACTATAAATTTTCTGACAACGAATCGAAAATCATATTCTATATCAATCGTACAAGAATTTACCGACACAGCTTTTATGCCGATTTTTATGTGTACGATTTGAAACAAAAGCAATTACAAAAACTCACCAAAGACGGGCGTGAAAGACTTGCCACACTCTCTCCTGACGGTTCAAAAGTGGCTTTCCTCCGCGACAATAATCTATTCATAAAAAACCTGAATTCCGGAGAAATACTTCAATTTACAAAAGATGGAGAAAGAAATAAAATCATTAATGGTGCACCCGATTGGGTTTACGAAGAAGAGTTCGGATATAATCAGGCATTCCACTGGTCCCCCGATGGTTCTAAAATTGCCTATTGCAAATTCGATGAAAGCCGGGTAAAAAAATTCACTCTGTTAAAATATAAAGGTCTTAAGCCTGAAATAGAGGCAAATGAACTATATCCGGAAGTATACGATTACAAATACCCCAAAGCAGGAGAAGACAACTCAATTGTAACCGTTCACACTTACGATCTGAATACAGAAAAAACTACAGAGATGGAAACCGGCAAGGAAACCGACATATACCTGCCCCGTATCTACTGGACGAAAAAAGAAAATACCCTGGCCATTGTACGACTTAACCGTCTTCAAAACCACATGGATATTATTTATGCCAACGCTAACAGCGGAGCATCTGAGATCGTATACAGCGAAGACAATAAATATTACATTGACCAGCCCCCCTATGAAGACCTCACGTTCATCGATGAAAATCATTTTCTGATTATGAGTGAACAGGATGGATTTAACCACATATACAAATACAACACTGAAAGCAGGTACCTTACACAGGTCACACAGGGCAACTTTGATGTGACCAGCTATTATGGTTATGATGATGATAGCGACATGGTTTTTTACAGCTCTACTGAAGAAGGTGCCATATACCGCACTATTTACAAAATACGCGATGATGGCACAAAGAAAAAACAACTAAGTAACCAAAAAGGTTACAACTATGCCAGCTTCAGCGAAGGATACCAGTATTTCATCAATTATTTCTCCAATGCCACCACACCCAATTACGTGACCATGAATAATGAAAAAGGTAAAGTAGTGCGCGTGCTGGAGGATAATAGAGAACTGAAAGAAAAACTGAAAGCTTATGCAGTGCAAACCAAAGAATTCTTCACCTTTGCAACTTCTAAAGGTATTGAATTGAATGGTTGGATAATTAAGCCGGCCAATTTTGAACCCGGTAAAACATACCCGGTAGTCATGACGCAATATTCCGGCCCCAATTCTCAGCAGGTACTGGATCGTTGGAGTGTTGGCTGGGAACAGGTATTATCAGGTGAGGGATTTGTTGTAGCGTGTGTTGACCCCAGAGGCACCGGCGGTCGCGGAGAAGAGTTCCGTAAGATGACATACAAAGAGCTGGGGAAATACGAAACCATTGACCAAATTGAAGCTGCAAAATACCTGGGTTCATTAGATTTTACAGATGAAGATCGAATTGGCATTTACGGCTGGAGTTATGGCGGATTTATGGCATTAAATTGCATGACCCAGGGAGCCGATTTTTTCAATACTGGTATAGCTGTGGCTCCGGTAACGAATTGGCGCTATTACGACAATATCTATACCGAACGTTTCATGCGCAAACCACAGGATAACCCCTCTGGTTACGATGATAACTCACCTATCAATCATGTAGAAAAACTCAAAGGAGATGTGCTTATTGTGCATGGGTTGGCCGATGATAACGTACACCCACAAAACACATTTGAAATGACAGAAGCTTTGGTGCAGGCCAATAAACAATTTGACATGGCCATATACACCAATCGCAATCATAGCATATATGGAGGCAATACACGCTACCATTTATTCACAAAAATGGTGAATTATTTTGTGGACCACCTGAAAAAGTAA
- a CDS encoding GIY-YIG nuclease family protein gives MAYVYIIYSQVLDKYYVGHTTSLPGERLKKHLQKHKGFTSTAKDWEIVYTESFPDKLEAFARERQIKGWKSKVKIRELIEKGA, from the coding sequence ATGGCATATGTTTATATTATTTATTCACAGGTACTTGACAAATATTATGTTGGTCATACTACAAGCCTCCCCGGAGAAAGATTAAAGAAACACCTTCAAAAGCACAAAGGATTTACTTCAACAGCTAAAGACTGGGAAATCGTTTATACCGAATCATTTCCAGATAAATTAGAGGCTTTTGCAAGGGAACGACAAATTAAGGGATGGAAATCAAAAGTAAAGATTCGTGAATTGATAGAGAAGGGGGCTTAG